One region of Bradyrhizobium betae genomic DNA includes:
- a CDS encoding glutathione S-transferase family protein encodes MITLYGFGAGFGLPEISPFVTKTEVQLKMAGLPYRKDRAMPPASPKGQLPFIDDGGEAVADSTFIRAHIERRYGFDFDAGLSLAERAQAWAFERMIEHHVYWALVGARWVDPVNFAKGPAHFFDGAPEHNREKLREDAQFRVAENYLLSGLGRHGPDDDVDLAVRSLFALSVQLGNKSYLMGNKPCGVDATAFGALAGILTPFFESGLRQRAEGFPNLTAYVDRMMDAYYPEFAWAPLRQAA; translated from the coding sequence ATGATCACGCTTTATGGCTTTGGCGCCGGCTTCGGCCTGCCGGAAATCAGCCCCTTCGTCACCAAGACCGAGGTGCAGCTGAAAATGGCGGGACTGCCCTACCGGAAGGACCGAGCGATGCCCCCGGCCTCGCCCAAGGGGCAATTGCCGTTCATCGACGACGGCGGCGAGGCGGTGGCCGATTCCACCTTCATTCGCGCCCATATCGAGCGCCGCTACGGCTTCGATTTCGACGCCGGCCTGTCGCTGGCCGAGCGCGCGCAGGCCTGGGCGTTCGAGCGCATGATCGAGCATCACGTCTATTGGGCGCTGGTCGGCGCGCGCTGGGTCGATCCGGTCAATTTCGCCAAGGGCCCGGCGCATTTCTTCGACGGCGCACCGGAGCACAATCGCGAGAAGCTGCGCGAGGACGCGCAATTCCGTGTCGCCGAGAACTATCTGCTCTCCGGCCTCGGCCGCCACGGGCCGGACGACGATGTCGATCTCGCGGTGCGCTCGCTGTTCGCGCTGTCGGTGCAGCTCGGTAACAAATCCTACCTGATGGGCAACAAGCCCTGCGGCGTCGATGCCACTGCCTTCGGCGCGCTCGCGGGAATTCTCACGCCGTTCTTCGAATCCGGACTGCGCCAGCGGGCCGAGGGATTTCCGAACCTCACCGCCTATGTCGACCGCATGATGGACGCGTACTATCCGGAGTTCGCCTGGGCCCCGCTGCGGCAGGCGGCCTGA
- a CDS encoding ABC transporter substrate-binding protein produces the protein MKRFYLTAAIAAATLALPALPALAQTAEVTIGITTTTTGPGAALGIPERNALEFVPKEIGGVPLKVIVLDDGGDPTTATTNARRFVTESKADIIMGSALTPPTIAVSNVANEAGIPHFGLAPFPITPERMKWSVAMPQPIPIVGKVLYDHMKSKGVKTIGYIGYSDSYGDLWFNDLKAQTGPMGMTIADEERFARPDTSVTGQVLKLVAANPDAILVGASGTAAALPQTELRERGYQGLIYQTHGAASMDFIRIAGKAAEGVLMASGPVMDPEDQPDEAATKKPGLALNTAYEGKYGPNSRSQFAGHSYDAFEILKRVIPAALKTAKPGTPEFREAIRQALLSEKEMAASQGVYNFTEKDRYGLDERSRILLTVKNGKYSLVK, from the coding sequence ATGAAACGCTTTTACCTGACCGCCGCCATCGCCGCGGCGACGCTTGCCCTGCCGGCCCTGCCCGCACTGGCCCAGACCGCCGAAGTCACCATCGGCATCACCACCACCACGACCGGCCCCGGCGCCGCACTCGGCATTCCCGAGCGCAACGCGCTGGAATTCGTGCCGAAGGAAATCGGCGGCGTGCCGCTGAAGGTGATCGTGCTCGACGACGGCGGCGATCCCACCACCGCGACCACCAACGCCCGCCGCTTCGTCACCGAATCCAAGGCCGACATCATCATGGGCTCGGCGCTGACGCCGCCGACCATCGCGGTCTCCAACGTCGCCAATGAAGCCGGCATTCCGCATTTCGGCCTCGCGCCATTCCCGATCACGCCGGAGCGCATGAAGTGGTCGGTGGCGATGCCGCAGCCGATCCCGATCGTGGGCAAGGTGCTGTATGATCACATGAAGTCCAAGGGCGTGAAGACGATCGGCTACATCGGCTATTCCGACTCCTATGGCGACCTCTGGTTCAACGATCTGAAGGCCCAGACCGGGCCGATGGGCATGACCATCGCCGACGAAGAGCGCTTCGCCCGCCCCGACACGTCCGTAACCGGACAGGTGCTCAAGCTCGTCGCCGCCAATCCCGACGCGATCCTGGTCGGCGCTTCCGGCACCGCGGCCGCACTGCCGCAGACCGAGCTGCGCGAGCGCGGCTATCAGGGCCTGATCTATCAGACCCATGGCGCGGCCAGCATGGATTTCATCCGCATCGCCGGCAAGGCAGCCGAAGGCGTGTTGATGGCGTCGGGTCCGGTGATGGATCCCGAAGACCAGCCGGACGAGGCCGCCACCAAGAAGCCGGGCCTCGCGCTCAACACGGCGTATGAAGGCAAGTACGGCCCGAACAGCCGCAGCCAGTTCGCCGGTCACTCCTACGATGCGTTCGAGATCCTCAAGCGCGTGATCCCGGCGGCACTGAAGACGGCAAAACCCGGCACGCCGGAATTCCGCGAAGCGATCCGTCAGGCGCTGCTGTCGGAAAAGGAAATGGCCGCGAGCCAGGGCGTCTACAATTTCACCGAGAAGGACCGCTACGGCCTCGACGAGCGCTCACGCATCCTGCTCACCGTGAAGAACGGAAAGTACTCGCTGGTGAAGTAG